In a genomic window of Pelotomaculum thermopropionicum SI:
- a CDS encoding hypothetical membrane protein, with amino-acid sequence MGVIQEIIDRHLGKVLGVLTGLLFGWLAIKYGLFKALFVAACAAAGYYIGKRLDERVDFRQLLAKVFRER; translated from the coding sequence GTGGGAGTTATTCAGGAGATTATCGACAGGCACCTGGGCAAGGTGCTGGGGGTTTTAACGGGTCTTTTGTTTGGCTGGCTTGCCATCAAGTACGGCCTGTTTAAGGCGCTGTTTGTGGCGGCGTGCGCCGCGGCCGGCTATTACATCGGCAAGCGCCTGGATGAAAGGGTTGACTTCCGGCAGCTTTTGGCAAAGGTTTTCCGGGAGCGCTGA
- a CDS encoding hypothetical membrane protein — MARNYFLILLLLFYFFFSAQAGQAVAADSGVTPGPAPESVQEYINQLDAEIKKSVPQINFKEMVGRLARGELDWDPAGIVKNILAQMFKEVVASFDLLGKLVILAVICAVLQNLVSSFEKSTVGQLAYSITCLVLITIAIGSFSLAVNAGREAVDTMVTVMQALTPVLLTLLVAVGGVASAALFSPVILANLSVFGTLIKNVVLPLLFFVAVLGLTGSLSERFKLSGLAGLLKTAAMGLMGIYSTVFLGILAIQGVAGAVGDSVTFRTAKFGVDAFVPVVGGMLADALEAVVSTSLLVKNAIGIAGIAVLGTVALLPLLKIMTLAFIYKLAGALIQPIGEDQMAGCLNDLGNSLLLIFAAVATAGLLFFFAIAIMVGVGNVTVMLR; from the coding sequence GTGGCCAGAAATTACTTTTTAATTTTGCTTTTGCTATTTTATTTTTTCTTTTCCGCACAGGCCGGCCAGGCTGTCGCGGCGGACAGCGGCGTTACGCCCGGTCCTGCACCGGAATCGGTGCAGGAATACATAAACCAGCTTGATGCAGAAATCAAGAAATCAGTTCCCCAGATCAACTTTAAAGAAATGGTGGGCCGGCTTGCCAGGGGAGAGCTTGACTGGGATCCCGCCGGGATTGTGAAAAACATCCTGGCCCAGATGTTCAAAGAGGTTGTGGCCAGCTTTGACCTGCTGGGCAAACTGGTAATTCTGGCAGTTATCTGCGCCGTGCTGCAGAACCTGGTCTCCTCTTTTGAAAAGAGCACGGTAGGCCAGCTTGCTTACTCCATAACCTGCCTTGTGCTGATAACCATTGCCATCGGCTCCTTTTCCCTGGCCGTGAATGCCGGGAGGGAGGCGGTGGATACCATGGTTACGGTCATGCAGGCCCTCACCCCGGTTTTGCTGACGCTGCTGGTGGCGGTGGGGGGAGTGGCGTCGGCCGCGCTTTTCAGCCCGGTTATTCTGGCCAACCTGAGCGTTTTCGGCACGCTGATAAAAAACGTGGTCCTGCCCTTGTTGTTTTTTGTGGCTGTTCTCGGCCTGACAGGCAGTCTGTCGGAGCGCTTCAAACTGTCCGGCCTGGCCGGCCTCTTGAAAACCGCGGCCATGGGCCTGATGGGGATTTATTCGACGGTGTTCCTCGGCATCCTGGCCATTCAGGGGGTGGCCGGAGCGGTAGGGGATTCCGTTACCTTCAGGACGGCCAAGTTTGGCGTGGACGCCTTTGTCCCCGTTGTCGGCGGCATGCTTGCCGACGCCCTGGAAGCGGTGGTGAGCACCTCGCTGCTGGTCAAAAACGCAATCGGTATTGCCGGAATAGCCGTGCTGGGCACGGTGGCGCTGCTGCCGCTGTTAAAGATAATGACCCTGGCATTTATTTACAAGCTGGCAGGGGCGTTAATCCAGCCCATCGGGGAGGACCAGATGGCGGGGTGCCTGAACGATCTTGGCAACAGCCTGCTTTTAATCTTTGCCGCCGTGGCCACCGCCGGTTTATTATTCTTTTTTGCTATAGCCATTATGGTCGGCGTCGGGAATGTAACGGTAATGCTGAGATAG
- the SpoIIIAA gene encoding Uncharacterized protein conserved in bacteria, whose amino-acid sequence MSEAGVQALSEILPFLPGSIRALVSLLPVSIQSKVEEIRLRQEKPLAISLPSEDVFLDPEGRITASAEQAYRVTSADMERLIQLISGSSFYALEEELKNGFITLPGGHRAGIAGKAVLDGGRVRALKFISACNIRICREVKGAATKVLPYVIDRHGGSIYHTVLVSPPRCGKTTMLRDMVRQISNGIPALGFPGLTVGLVDERSEIAGCYRGVPKLDVGIRTDVLDGCPKAEGMMMLLRSMSPRVIAADEIGRQEDVDALEEVLNAGVKVLITAHGSSLAELAERPALGEVLRSKMIERYVILGRTRGAGTVEDIIDGKSLRPLGVRRC is encoded by the coding sequence TTGAGTGAGGCCGGCGTTCAAGCGCTAAGTGAAATACTGCCTTTTTTACCCGGCAGCATCCGCGCCCTGGTATCTTTGCTGCCCGTGTCAATCCAGAGCAAAGTGGAGGAAATCCGCCTGAGGCAGGAAAAGCCGCTGGCAATCAGCCTGCCGTCCGAAGATGTTTTCCTGGACCCGGAAGGCCGGATTACTGCAAGCGCCGAGCAGGCCTACCGGGTCACCTCTGCCGATATGGAGCGCCTGATTCAGTTAATCAGCGGGTCGTCTTTTTACGCCCTGGAAGAGGAGCTGAAAAATGGTTTTATAACCCTGCCCGGCGGCCACCGGGCGGGCATTGCCGGAAAGGCGGTGCTGGACGGGGGCAGGGTAAGAGCCTTGAAGTTCATTTCAGCTTGCAACATTCGCATCTGCCGCGAGGTTAAGGGGGCGGCAACAAAGGTTCTTCCCTACGTTATAGACCGGCACGGCGGCAGCATTTACCATACCGTTCTGGTATCGCCGCCGCGCTGCGGAAAAACGACCATGCTCAGGGATATGGTCAGGCAGATCAGCAACGGCATTCCGGCTCTTGGCTTTCCGGGCCTGACCGTCGGCCTGGTGGACGAGCGCTCGGAAATTGCCGGCTGTTACAGGGGGGTGCCAAAACTGGACGTGGGGATCAGGACCGATGTTCTGGACGGCTGCCCCAAGGCGGAAGGGATGATGATGCTGCTGAGGTCGATGAGCCCCAGGGTAATAGCCGCCGATGAGATAGGCAGGCAGGAGGATGTTGATGCCCTGGAGGAGGTTTTAAATGCCGGCGTCAAGGTTTTAATTACCGCCCACGGCAGTTCTCTGGCCGAACTGGCCGAAAGGCCGGCCCTGGGGGAGGTGCTCCGCTCAAAAATGATTGAGCGCTATGTAATACTGGGCCGCACCCGCGGGGCGGGAACGGTGGAAGATATTATTGACGGGAAAAGTCTGAGGCCGCTGGGGGTGAGAAGATGCTGA
- a CDS encoding hypothetical protein (containing COG5016 and COG0511 domains), which yields MRRVKITDTTLRDAHQSLWATRMTTADMLPVAEKLDKIGYHSIEVWGGTTFDVCLRYLNEDPWERLRQLKKIIRHTPLQMLIRGQSLVGYKHYPDDVVESFVTKAVENGINIIRVFDALNDIRNLETAMRAGKAAGAHVQAAMVYTVSPVHTGQHYLELALRLAEMGADSICLKDMAGLLDPYRAYELVKLLKENLDLPLQCHCHYIGGLAFGTYLKAVEAGADVIDTATLPLAFGASLPPVETVVRALQGSPYDTGLNIRELFEIAKYFEELRKENGFKRGVTRINDMRVFDHQVPGGTISNLVTQLEEQKSLYRLGEVMEEIPRVREELGYPPLVTPASQIVGTQAVLNVLTGERYKLVPGEVRDYIRGSYGTPPAPINREIARKVLGDREPVTCRPADLLEPVMGKIRNEVGELALSEEDVISYALFPQVARRFLELRRSGGLGRPEPQNEKNVNMRVNNAARAGAGVPAGTAKESSAKKVAQVPPAEAGSAGTVEKEAGELNLHDIRELIRLIDETSITEVSLENAGLRVAIKKGGTCGVKAAGPEPEQKVQTVPRDTTEEEPAKTARPADNLKAGAVPVVSPMVGTFYRSPAPDAPPFVKVGDRVQKGQTLCIIEAMKLMNEIEAEVSGEIVEILVENGQPVEYGQTLFLIKEK from the coding sequence TTGCGCAGGGTGAAAATCACCGATACAACTTTAAGGGACGCCCACCAGAGCCTTTGGGCGACCAGAATGACCACGGCCGACATGCTGCCGGTCGCCGAAAAACTGGACAAGATTGGCTACCACTCCATTGAGGTGTGGGGCGGCACGACTTTTGACGTCTGCCTGAGGTACTTAAACGAGGACCCGTGGGAAAGGCTTCGCCAGTTAAAAAAGATCATCCGGCACACGCCCCTTCAAATGCTGATCCGGGGACAGTCTCTGGTTGGATACAAGCATTACCCGGATGACGTGGTTGAATCATTTGTTACAAAAGCCGTTGAGAACGGCATTAACATAATCAGGGTGTTTGATGCTTTAAACGATATCCGCAACCTGGAGACGGCAATGCGCGCCGGCAAGGCGGCCGGGGCCCACGTTCAGGCCGCCATGGTCTATACGGTCAGCCCGGTTCACACCGGCCAGCACTATCTTGAACTGGCCCTAAGGCTGGCCGAGATGGGCGCCGACTCGATCTGTCTCAAAGACATGGCCGGCCTGCTGGATCCCTACCGGGCCTACGAACTGGTTAAATTATTAAAGGAAAACCTGGATCTGCCCCTTCAATGCCACTGCCATTATATAGGCGGGCTGGCCTTCGGTACTTACCTGAAGGCGGTGGAAGCGGGGGCGGACGTTATCGATACCGCCACCCTGCCTCTGGCCTTCGGGGCCTCCCTGCCGCCTGTGGAGACGGTGGTGCGGGCCCTGCAGGGCTCTCCTTACGACACGGGGCTTAATATCCGCGAGCTTTTTGAAATAGCCAAGTATTTTGAGGAGTTAAGGAAAGAGAACGGATTTAAACGGGGTGTTACCAGGATTAACGATATGCGCGTTTTCGACCACCAGGTCCCGGGGGGTACAATTTCCAACCTGGTAACGCAACTGGAAGAGCAAAAATCGCTTTACCGCCTGGGCGAGGTGATGGAGGAAATTCCCAGGGTGCGCGAAGAGCTGGGATACCCGCCGCTTGTTACTCCGGCCAGCCAGATTGTTGGAACACAGGCCGTCCTCAACGTCCTGACCGGCGAAAGGTACAAGCTGGTTCCGGGGGAGGTGCGGGACTACATCAGAGGCAGTTACGGCACCCCTCCCGCCCCGATAAACCGGGAGATAGCCCGCAAGGTGCTGGGCGACCGCGAGCCGGTCACCTGCAGGCCGGCAGACTTACTTGAGCCGGTTATGGGAAAAATAAGGAATGAGGTGGGCGAGTTGGCGTTAAGCGAGGAGGATGTAATTTCTTATGCTTTATTTCCACAGGTGGCCAGGCGCTTTCTGGAGTTAAGGCGCAGTGGCGGATTGGGCAGGCCGGAGCCCCAAAACGAAAAGAATGTAAACATGCGGGTAAATAATGCGGCCAGGGCGGGGGCCGGCGTCCCGGCAGGGACGGCAAAGGAAAGCAGTGCAAAAAAAGTTGCCCAGGTGCCGCCGGCCGAAGCCGGCAGCGCCGGAACAGTTGAAAAGGAGGCAGGCGAGTTGAACCTTCACGATATAAGGGAATTGATCAGGCTGATTGACGAAACCAGCATAACCGAAGTTTCGCTGGAGAATGCAGGGCTACGAGTAGCCATTAAAAAAGGCGGCACCTGCGGGGTAAAAGCGGCGGGGCCCGAACCGGAGCAAAAAGTTCAGACAGTTCCGCGGGATACAACAGAGGAAGAACCGGCCAAAACGGCCAGGCCCGCCGATAACCTCAAGGCCGGGGCGGTTCCGGTGGTATCGCCCATGGTGGGGACGTTTTACCGTTCGCCGGCGCCTGATGCACCACCCTTTGTCAAGGTGGGAGACAGGGTCCAGAAGGGACAGACTCTTTGCATTATCGAAGCGATGAAGCTGATGAACGAAATTGAGGCCGAGGTATCCGGGGAAATTGTTGAGATTCTGGTTGAAAACGGCCAGCCGGTTGAATACGGTCAGACTCTTTTTCTCATAAAAGAAAAATAA
- a CDS encoding hypothetical membrane protein, whose product MRRVLDFFGLAGQSKNGVPAKEQGRRNLWLAGLAALGVILLVFSGTGRKPVEKQPSGREVPATPARQQARSGMTAEEELLGKKLCEMLRQVEGAGRVEVAVRLASSNRAEYAVNTTTGKKTTQEKDQSGGTRLTTEDSGSGQLVMNRNGSGGEEPVVEREVAAQIAGVLVVAEGAADSRVMARLFEATRVALGIEPQKILVLPMER is encoded by the coding sequence TTGCGAAGGGTACTCGATTTCTTCGGCCTGGCCGGACAAAGTAAGAACGGCGTGCCGGCCAAGGAGCAGGGCCGGCGGAACCTCTGGCTGGCCGGGCTGGCGGCCCTGGGAGTGATTTTGCTGGTTTTTTCCGGTACGGGCAGGAAGCCCGTGGAGAAACAGCCGTCCGGCCGGGAGGTGCCGGCAACTCCGGCGCGCCAGCAAGCCCGAAGCGGCATGACGGCGGAGGAAGAATTGCTGGGTAAAAAGCTCTGTGAAATGCTCAGGCAGGTTGAAGGGGCGGGCCGGGTGGAGGTTGCGGTGAGGCTGGCCAGTTCAAACAGGGCGGAATACGCCGTAAATACTACCACCGGTAAAAAGACAACCCAGGAAAAAGACCAGTCCGGCGGAACCCGCTTGACCACCGAAGATTCCGGCAGCGGTCAACTGGTAATGAACCGCAACGGTTCGGGCGGGGAGGAACCCGTGGTGGAAAGGGAAGTGGCCGCGCAAATTGCCGGCGTGCTTGTAGTGGCCGAAGGGGCGGCCGACTCGCGGGTGATGGCCAGGCTTTTTGAGGCAACGCGGGTGGCCCTGGGAATAGAGCCGCAAAAGATACTCGTTCTGCCGATGGAGAGGTGA
- the HcaD gene encoding Uncharacterized NAD(FAD)-dependent dehydrogenases and rhodanese-related sulfurtransferase, which yields MSGRFKVVIIGGVAAGTKVAARARRLLPEADITIVEKDRYISYAGCGTPYYIAGQVKEFDSLFKTAYGVVRDEDYFLSERDVKVLTGTRASSIDRAGKRVEIIRLATGERSFLEYDRLVLATGSTPVVPPIEGLELKGVYRLNHPEDALAIKSAVEQGVSSAVIIGAGLIGMEAADALNKMNVPVNVVELKNQVLPGVLDEDLAALLARRLKRNGIGLNLGRKVLRIEGEGGRVAAVVTDQGRLEAGLVIVAVGVRPNVGLAREAGLEIGETGAIKVNEYLQTSDPDIYALGDCVENTHLVSGRKVYIPLASTASRQGRVVGDNVAGRRTRFKGVLGTTVLRVTGINIARTGLGEAQARDLGYDVITALNPATDGTHYYSQHGRIFLKIIADAGTGRLLGVQGFGPGDVSKRVDVAAAAITFGATAGDLHDLDTGYAPPFATPIDALAHTANIIRNKMEGLAEGITPARVREKLRRGDDFVFLDVRTGPQFKMRHIKDGRVMLIPLGELRRRLDEIPRDKEIVVSCMVGVRAYEALRILKGAGFADVKFMEGSLEAWPYETEKG from the coding sequence ATGTCGGGAAGGTTTAAAGTAGTTATTATCGGCGGGGTTGCGGCAGGGACGAAGGTGGCCGCCAGAGCCCGGAGGCTTCTGCCGGAGGCGGACATAACCATTGTCGAAAAGGACAGGTATATTTCCTATGCCGGTTGCGGCACTCCTTATTATATTGCCGGGCAGGTAAAGGAGTTCGACAGCCTTTTTAAAACCGCCTACGGCGTGGTGCGCGACGAGGACTATTTCCTTAGCGAAAGGGACGTTAAAGTGCTGACCGGCACCAGGGCCTCTTCAATCGACAGGGCCGGCAAAAGGGTTGAAATTATCAGGCTGGCCACGGGCGAGCGTTCATTTTTAGAATACGACAGGCTTGTTCTTGCCACCGGCTCCACCCCGGTTGTTCCCCCCATCGAGGGGCTGGAGCTGAAAGGTGTATACCGCCTTAACCACCCGGAGGACGCCCTGGCCATAAAGTCGGCCGTGGAACAGGGCGTGAGCAGCGCCGTAATTATCGGGGCCGGCCTTATCGGCATGGAGGCTGCGGATGCCCTGAACAAGATGAACGTTCCCGTGAACGTAGTTGAATTAAAAAATCAGGTGCTGCCCGGGGTTCTGGACGAGGACCTGGCCGCCCTGCTCGCCAGGAGGCTGAAAAGAAACGGGATCGGGTTAAACTTGGGGCGGAAGGTCCTCAGGATTGAGGGGGAAGGCGGCAGGGTAGCGGCGGTGGTTACCGACCAGGGCAGGCTGGAGGCCGGCCTGGTGATAGTGGCCGTGGGGGTGCGCCCAAACGTAGGGCTGGCCAGGGAAGCCGGCCTGGAAATAGGCGAGACGGGGGCCATAAAAGTAAACGAGTACCTTCAGACCAGCGACCCGGATATTTACGCCCTCGGCGACTGTGTTGAGAACACCCACCTGGTAAGCGGGCGCAAGGTATACATACCGCTGGCTTCCACGGCCAGCAGGCAGGGCCGCGTGGTGGGGGACAACGTTGCCGGGAGGAGAACCAGGTTTAAGGGGGTTCTCGGCACCACCGTGCTCAGGGTGACGGGGATCAACATTGCCCGCACCGGGCTGGGCGAGGCGCAGGCCCGCGACCTGGGCTACGATGTTATCACCGCCCTGAACCCGGCCACCGACGGCACCCATTATTACTCCCAGCACGGCAGGATATTTCTGAAAATAATAGCCGATGCCGGCACGGGGCGCTTGCTCGGCGTGCAGGGGTTCGGCCCGGGCGACGTGTCGAAGAGGGTGGATGTGGCGGCCGCGGCCATTACTTTTGGCGCTACGGCCGGCGATTTGCACGACCTGGATACGGGTTATGCGCCTCCTTTTGCCACCCCCATTGACGCCCTGGCCCACACCGCCAATATAATCAGGAACAAAATGGAAGGGCTGGCGGAGGGGATTACACCGGCCAGGGTCAGGGAAAAACTCAGGCGGGGCGACGATTTCGTTTTTCTGGATGTTCGTACCGGACCGCAGTTTAAGATGAGGCACATAAAGGACGGCCGGGTAATGCTGATCCCGCTCGGTGAACTGCGCAGGCGTCTGGATGAAATACCGCGGGACAAAGAAATAGTGGTATCCTGCATGGTGGGCGTGCGCGCCTACGAGGCGCTTAGAATCTTAAAAGGAGCCGGATTTGCCGACGTGAAATTCATGGAGGGCAGCCTGGAAGCCTGGCCCTATGAAACGGAAAAAGGCTAA
- a CDS encoding hypothetical membrane protein yields MEVLQIVAIGLIAAVLIAVVKSQRPELAVLLSLAAGVTLFLLVLGKIGTVIDVIRELALRAGISMVYLGTILKIVGIAYIAEFGAQICRDAGEGAVAAKIEFAAKILIMVLAVPIIVAVLSALLKLVP; encoded by the coding sequence ATGGAAGTGCTGCAGATTGTCGCCATCGGCCTGATTGCCGCCGTGCTGATTGCGGTGGTGAAGAGCCAGCGCCCCGAACTGGCGGTGCTCCTCAGCCTGGCCGCGGGGGTAACCCTTTTTCTGCTGGTGCTTGGAAAAATCGGCACGGTTATAGACGTTATCAGAGAACTGGCCCTGCGGGCCGGAATCAGCATGGTTTATCTGGGCACGATTTTAAAAATAGTCGGGATCGCTTACATTGCCGAATTCGGGGCGCAAATCTGCCGTGATGCGGGCGAGGGAGCGGTGGCGGCAAAAATTGAGTTTGCCGCCAAGATCTTGATCATGGTGCTGGCCGTGCCGATTATCGTGGCCGTGCTGTCTGCACTGTTAAAGCTGGTTCCTTAA
- a CDS encoding Acetyl/propionyl-CoA carboxylase, alpha subunit, protein MFKKILIANRGEIAVRIIRACREMNISTVAVYSEADRDSLHVWWADEAYCIGPAPSAKSYLNITNIISAALISGADAVHPGYGFLAENANFAEICASCGLVFIGPPPAAMQRMGEKALARETMLKAGVPVVPGSEGVIKDAAQALKLAGEIGYPVIIKASAGGGGRGMRVVHGREELENAIGTARAEAQAAFGSGEVYLEKYLVEPRHIEFQVLGDTHGNIIHLGERDCSIQRRNQKVIEEAPSTALTPELRERMGETAVRAARAVGYYSAGTVEFLVDKFSNFYFMEMNTRIQVEHPVTELVTGVDLIKEQIRIAAGEKLSLSQEEVAVRGHAIECRINAEDPDKNFMPRSGRITAYIPPGGPGVRVDSAVYNGYTIPPFYDSMIGKLIVWGRDRDEAVARMQRALSEFVIKGVPTTIPFHLKVLGNAFFRRGEVYTNFIQRRILTEEKTKIRL, encoded by the coding sequence ATGTTCAAAAAGATTCTGATCGCCAACCGGGGTGAAATTGCCGTCCGGATCATCCGGGCCTGCCGAGAAATGAACATCAGCACGGTGGCCGTGTATTCCGAGGCCGACCGGGACAGCCTGCACGTCTGGTGGGCGGACGAGGCTTACTGTATTGGGCCTGCGCCCAGCGCAAAAAGCTACCTGAACATAACCAATATAATCAGCGCAGCATTAATTTCCGGGGCGGACGCCGTCCACCCCGGTTACGGCTTTCTGGCGGAAAACGCCAATTTTGCAGAGATATGTGCCAGCTGCGGGCTTGTTTTTATCGGCCCGCCGCCGGCGGCCATGCAGCGGATGGGGGAAAAAGCCCTGGCCAGGGAGACCATGCTTAAGGCCGGCGTGCCGGTGGTGCCCGGATCGGAGGGTGTGATTAAGGACGCCGCACAGGCCCTCAAGCTGGCCGGCGAAATCGGCTACCCGGTCATAATTAAAGCCAGCGCCGGGGGCGGAGGGCGCGGCATGAGGGTGGTCCACGGCCGCGAGGAACTGGAGAATGCCATCGGCACGGCCCGGGCGGAAGCGCAGGCCGCCTTCGGCAGCGGCGAGGTTTACCTGGAGAAGTACCTGGTAGAGCCGAGACACATCGAATTTCAGGTGCTGGGCGACACGCACGGGAATATCATTCATCTTGGCGAGAGGGACTGCTCTATTCAGCGGCGCAACCAAAAGGTTATCGAGGAGGCGCCGTCAACCGCCCTTACTCCCGAATTGCGCGAGAGGATGGGGGAGACGGCCGTCCGGGCGGCCAGGGCGGTAGGGTATTACAGCGCCGGCACGGTTGAATTCCTGGTGGACAAGTTTTCGAATTTTTATTTTATGGAAATGAATACCCGGATTCAGGTGGAGCATCCGGTCACCGAACTGGTAACCGGCGTCGACCTGATCAAAGAACAGATAAGGATTGCGGCGGGTGAAAAACTTAGCCTGTCGCAGGAGGAAGTGGCAGTAAGGGGCCATGCCATAGAGTGCAGGATTAACGCCGAGGATCCGGACAAAAATTTCATGCCCCGGTCGGGCAGGATTACCGCTTACATACCGCCGGGCGGGCCCGGGGTGAGGGTTGACAGTGCAGTGTATAATGGATACACCATACCTCCGTTTTACGATTCAATGATCGGCAAGCTGATAGTATGGGGCAGGGACCGGGACGAGGCCGTGGCCAGAATGCAGCGGGCCCTGTCGGAGTTTGTAATCAAAGGGGTTCCTACCACCATCCCGTTTCACCTTAAGGTGCTGGGCAATGCCTTCTTTCGGCGCGGCGAAGTGTACACCAACTTCATCCAGCGGCGCATCCTGACAGAAGAAAAAACAAAAATTCGCCTGTAA
- a CDS encoding hypothetical membrane protein has protein sequence MLKLAGAALIVAASGLSGMAVAGSYSRRPGELRALRAALQMLETEIAYGASQLPEAFSRVAGCCEEAAAPLFRRAAAELSAMSGITAAEAWEKSLAGYYPGTALKPRDLSILRNLGSSLGISDRNDQIKHLNLAKEQIELEAVAAEAEASRNVKLWSYLGFLAGLAAVLVLY, from the coding sequence ATGCTGAAACTGGCCGGGGCCGCCTTGATTGTAGCGGCCAGCGGTTTAAGCGGAATGGCCGTGGCCGGCAGCTATTCGCGACGGCCGGGGGAACTGCGGGCGCTGAGGGCGGCCCTGCAGATGCTGGAAACCGAGATTGCCTACGGGGCTTCCCAGTTGCCCGAGGCCTTCAGCCGGGTGGCCGGATGCTGCGAAGAAGCGGCAGCGCCCCTTTTCCGCCGGGCGGCCGCGGAGCTTTCCGCAATGAGCGGCATTACCGCCGCCGAGGCATGGGAAAAGTCGCTTGCCGGCTATTACCCGGGGACGGCCTTAAAGCCCCGCGACCTTTCAATTCTCCGCAATCTCGGTTCATCCTTGGGCATTTCGGACCGGAACGATCAGATCAAGCACCTGAACCTGGCCAAGGAACAAATCGAGCTGGAGGCGGTGGCGGCGGAAGCGGAAGCGTCGCGCAACGTCAAGCTGTGGAGTTATTTGGGGTTTCTGGCGGGGCTTGCGGCAGTCCTGGTGCTCTATTAA
- a CDS encoding HR_lesion (HR-like lesion-inducing. Family of plant proteins that are associated with the hypersensitive response (HR) pathway of defence against plant pathogens): MNTGAYSCFPSPPGAGLPVACGCKARAQAIYCPFSCSGRGKTKAAGSKLSFFKFVTSRKFFQKPIIKIYKKAVFATSSGKEQAKRLFIFAGSIMAYPAGIINIYKKGGTNFE, encoded by the coding sequence ATGAACACAGGTGCATACTCCTGTTTTCCGTCGCCGCCCGGCGCCGGACTGCCGGTTGCCTGCGGCTGCAAGGCGCGGGCCCAGGCCATATACTGCCCCTTTAGCTGTTCGGGCAGGGGAAAAACAAAAGCAGCCGGTTCAAAGCTGTCATTTTTCAAATTCGTCACATCCCGGAAATTTTTTCAAAAACCTATTATTAAGATATACAAAAAAGCCGTTTTTGCTACTTCGAGCGGGAAGGAGCAGGCAAAGCGGCTTTTTATATTTGCCGGATCGATAATGGCATATCCTGCCGGCATTATCAATATTTATAAAAAGGGAGGGACAAACTTTGAGTGA
- a CDS encoding hypothetical membrane protein: MRQSWCSIKEEGVSMEGSIDLIFKIAGVGILVAVLHTILKHAGKEEQGHIVTLAGIAIVFIWVIQLLGSLFDQVKSVFRLF; this comes from the coding sequence TTGCGGCAGTCCTGGTGCTCTATTAAGGAAGAGGGGGTAAGTATGGAGGGCAGCATCGATTTAATCTTTAAAATTGCAGGCGTGGGCATCCTGGTGGCGGTTCTCCACACAATTTTGAAGCATGCCGGGAAAGAGGAGCAGGGTCACATTGTGACCCTGGCCGGAATAGCAATAGTTTTTATCTGGGTCATCCAACTGCTGGGCAGCCTTTTTGACCAGGTGAAGTCGGTTTTCAGGCTTTTTTAG
- a CDS encoding hypothetical membrane protein, translating into METIRGLVLDLTVIVALAVFLEMLLPQGGIRKYVRLVLGLLIIIAVVQAAGEIMKIDGAGELPALSRKEARAELPGIIEAGRKIDGEHRQKALEQYRKGLAGQVMALAGLNKEVPVISAEVEVHSGADDPAYGRIKEIVLVLSRDADPAGRKTGEGAAAEVEPVTVQVGRQELRSEQPGTGTADGPPGEAVADLINTVAGFYNLKPEQVRVVYK; encoded by the coding sequence ATGGAAACAATCCGCGGCCTGGTTTTGGACCTCACCGTTATTGTAGCACTGGCCGTATTTTTGGAGATGCTTCTGCCGCAGGGCGGAATAAGAAAATACGTCAGGCTGGTGCTGGGCCTTTTGATCATTATTGCCGTGGTTCAGGCAGCGGGGGAAATTATGAAAATTGACGGTGCCGGAGAACTGCCTGCGCTTTCCCGGAAGGAGGCAAGAGCGGAGTTGCCGGGTATAATCGAGGCAGGCCGGAAAATAGACGGGGAACACCGGCAAAAGGCGCTTGAACAGTACAGGAAGGGCCTTGCCGGACAGGTTATGGCCCTTGCCGGCCTGAACAAAGAAGTTCCGGTCATTAGCGCGGAGGTTGAGGTCCACTCCGGTGCAGACGATCCTGCTTACGGCCGGATAAAGGAAATAGTCCTGGTTTTAAGCCGCGACGCCGATCCTGCCGGGCGGAAAACCGGAGAAGGTGCAGCGGCGGAGGTCGAACCGGTGACTGTGCAGGTGGGCCGGCAGGAGCTCCGGTCAGAACAGCCTGGCACGGGGACGGCGGATGGCCCGCCCGGCGAGGCGGTGGCGGACCTGATCAATACGGTGGCAGGGTTTTATAACCTTAAGCCGGAACAGGTCAGGGTTGTTTATAAATAA